The following are encoded in a window of Flavobacteriales bacterium genomic DNA:
- a CDS encoding glycosyltransferase family 4 protein, with amino-acid sequence MNALILYTEAAPYVIACLEALASRGVRVVLVRWPVNAEAPFAFGQDSPIEAHVRSGLDDPALMGLAEELSPDIVITSGWVDKGYLRVCRAMRQRGVPTVMICDTAWRGDVRQWAHVLLSRSWLRGTFSHAWVTGGPQRHYARMLGIPGDRIRTGFYSADTGLFAPLGERLLAERATSWPHRFLCVARYIPTKGQQTLCDAFALLCDQGEAGDWELWLAGTGEQHQQVMDSPSGRHPRIRHLGFKQAAEMRDVVAESGVFVLPSLYEPWGVVVHEHACAGLPLVLSDAVGAAERFLEEGINGFRYKAGDKYGLRDALRAMVRRSDAELRDMGRRSAQLGRAWNPDAWADTAIGIVQAPRT; translated from the coding sequence ATGAATGCGCTGATCCTCTACACCGAGGCCGCACCCTATGTGATCGCCTGCCTGGAGGCGCTGGCCTCACGCGGTGTTCGTGTGGTCCTGGTCCGCTGGCCGGTGAACGCCGAGGCACCCTTCGCCTTCGGGCAGGACAGCCCCATCGAGGCTCATGTGCGCAGTGGGCTGGACGATCCGGCCTTGATGGGCCTGGCGGAGGAATTGTCGCCCGACATCGTCATCACCAGCGGCTGGGTGGACAAAGGCTATCTGCGTGTGTGCCGTGCCATGCGGCAGCGCGGCGTGCCCACGGTGATGATCTGCGACACCGCCTGGCGCGGTGATGTCCGGCAATGGGCGCATGTGCTGCTGTCGCGAAGCTGGCTGCGTGGCACCTTCAGCCATGCCTGGGTCACCGGTGGCCCCCAGCGGCACTACGCGCGCATGTTGGGCATTCCTGGCGATCGCATCCGCACAGGCTTCTATTCGGCGGACACCGGTCTCTTCGCACCACTCGGCGAGCGCCTTCTTGCGGAGCGTGCAACGTCCTGGCCGCACCGTTTCCTGTGCGTGGCCCGTTACATCCCCACCAAGGGCCAGCAGACGCTCTGCGATGCTTTCGCTTTGCTGTGCGACCAGGGCGAAGCCGGCGACTGGGAACTCTGGCTGGCCGGCACCGGCGAACAGCATCAACAGGTGATGGACTCCCCATCCGGCCGGCATCCGCGCATCCGGCATCTGGGATTCAAGCAGGCGGCGGAGATGCGTGATGTGGTGGCGGAGAGTGGCGTGTTCGTCCTGCCCAGTTTGTATGAGCCATGGGGCGTGGTGGTGCACGAACATGCCTGCGCCGGCCTGCCGCTGGTGCTCAGCGATGCGGTGGGCGCCGCCGAACGTTTCCTGGAGGAGGGCATCAACGGCTTCCGCTACAAGGCGGGCGACAAGTATGGGCTGCGCGATGCCCTGCGGGCGATGGTGCGCCGCAGCGATGCGGAACTGCGCGACATGGGCCGGCGAAGCGCCCAGCTCGGCCGAGCGTGGAACCCCGATGCCTGGGCCGATACCGCGATCGGCATTGTCCAAGCACCCCGCACATGA
- a CDS encoding T9SS type A sorting domain-containing protein: MWKKVQKGGAMIGIGMVVAWPGMMQGQDTWRRTYGALADDFSVAFRAVAQDRFIAVGNTGSFGQGSSDIYLLGVDGLGAKQWSATIGGAGLEQARDMRITSSGDPIIAGFKEVGAAGGYDGMLVLANDEGQELWQRTYGGSDWDLFHQVRVMPDGGFLIAGQTYNGPDPGGNAWMLRTNASGDVLWERTIGGSGEHEARTVHPLDDGGYVMAGSFPTGEGHRDGFVARYDAAATLLWLESYGGDSLDLIHDILPMPDGGFSFVGTTRSQSPFHEAWHVRLDADGAVLWSRNWGQINDQESREHRLLDNGDFITIGYTKTSGGGGKDMFLMRNAPDGDFVFGRTFGGLEDDEGFGLDELDDGFICGGHTYSYGVGGADVFLVRTNVNGQTATETVISGFDPLSTTESMVQGETLRLHPNPTTGRFTLSTDAVLSSVRLWDGLGREAHRGMTVPGQNTIDVDLPSGAYTVEAMTRDGRLLRTRLIIVRP, from the coding sequence ATGTGGAAGAAGGTTCAGAAGGGGGGCGCGATGATCGGCATAGGCATGGTGGTCGCCTGGCCTGGCATGATGCAGGGACAGGACACTTGGCGCAGGACTTATGGCGCGTTGGCGGATGACTTCAGCGTGGCATTCCGGGCCGTGGCGCAGGACCGATTCATCGCCGTGGGCAACACCGGCAGTTTCGGGCAGGGCTCCTCGGACATCTACCTGCTGGGCGTGGACGGGTTGGGCGCGAAGCAATGGTCCGCCACCATCGGCGGTGCGGGTTTGGAGCAGGCGCGCGACATGCGCATCACTTCCAGTGGCGATCCCATCATCGCTGGTTTCAAGGAGGTGGGTGCTGCGGGCGGCTATGATGGTATGCTCGTTCTGGCCAATGACGAGGGACAGGAGCTTTGGCAGCGGACCTATGGCGGGTCTGATTGGGATCTCTTCCACCAGGTGAGGGTGATGCCCGACGGTGGCTTCCTCATCGCAGGTCAGACCTACAACGGCCCCGATCCCGGCGGCAACGCCTGGATGCTGCGAACGAACGCATCGGGCGATGTGCTTTGGGAAAGGACGATCGGAGGATCGGGCGAACATGAAGCGCGCACGGTACATCCGTTGGATGATGGCGGATACGTCATGGCGGGATCTTTCCCCACCGGGGAGGGCCATCGCGATGGCTTCGTGGCACGCTATGATGCCGCCGCCACCCTGCTGTGGCTCGAGTCCTATGGTGGCGACAGTCTGGATCTGATCCACGACATCCTGCCCATGCCCGATGGAGGATTCTCCTTCGTGGGCACCACCCGTAGCCAATCGCCTTTCCACGAAGCCTGGCATGTCCGTCTCGATGCGGATGGCGCCGTTTTGTGGTCGCGCAACTGGGGCCAGATCAACGACCAGGAGAGTCGCGAACACCGATTGCTGGACAATGGCGACTTCATCACCATCGGCTACACGAAGACCTCCGGCGGCGGCGGCAAGGACATGTTCCTGATGCGCAATGCGCCTGACGGGGACTTCGTGTTCGGCCGGACTTTCGGCGGTCTGGAGGATGATGAGGGTTTCGGACTGGACGAGCTCGACGATGGATTCATCTGCGGCGGTCACACCTATTCTTACGGAGTTGGCGGAGCGGATGTCTTTCTGGTACGGACGAACGTGAATGGGCAAACGGCCACGGAGACAGTGATATCAGGATTCGATCCCTTGTCCACAACGGAGTCCATGGTGCAAGGGGAGACTCTCCGCCTGCACCCCAACCCCACCACCGGCCGCTTCACCCTTTCCACCGATGCCGTCCTGTCTTCCGTTCGCTTGTGGGACGGCTTGGGGCGTGAGGCCCATCGCGGTATGACGGTCCCGGGTCAGAACACCATCGACGTGGATCTGCCGTCCGGTGCCTACACGGTGGAAGCCATGACCCGCGATGGCCGGCTTCTGCGCACGCGCCTGATCATCGTGCGGCCGTGA
- a CDS encoding quinone-dependent dihydroorotate dehydrogenase, with protein sequence MYKLLRPLLFSMPPERAHHATFRLLEIAAKAPGLLKLVGAAKPPVKAAVEVMGLRFPSPVGLAAGMDKDARHVGAMSAIGFGFIEIGTLTPEPQPGNDKPRLFRLPADRALINRMGFNNGGVRDAVERLRMRRPGTIVGGNIGKNKATPNERAVEDYVKCFEALYPVVDYFVVNVSSPNTAGLRELQEKGPLLGILSALKNKAGELLANGGTHSPVTKYRSPMHSKPILLKIAPDLSEAQLDDVCAVVKESGIAGVIATNTTISRDGLKTPRAEVDAMGPGGVSGAPVRQRSTEVVRYLRERLPKPLVIIAVGGIDSAEAALEKLDAGADLVQVYTGLIYEGPALVKRINQAYVRWKG encoded by the coding sequence ATGTACAAGCTGCTGCGCCCGCTGCTCTTCAGCATGCCTCCCGAACGGGCGCACCATGCCACCTTTCGCCTGCTGGAGATCGCCGCCAAGGCGCCCGGACTGTTGAAGCTCGTGGGCGCCGCCAAACCCCCGGTGAAGGCCGCCGTGGAAGTGATGGGCCTGAGGTTCCCCTCCCCTGTGGGCCTGGCCGCCGGCATGGACAAGGATGCCAGGCATGTGGGCGCCATGTCCGCCATCGGCTTCGGCTTCATCGAGATCGGCACCCTCACGCCAGAGCCACAGCCCGGCAACGACAAGCCCCGCCTGTTCCGTCTGCCTGCGGACCGCGCGCTGATCAACCGCATGGGCTTCAACAATGGCGGGGTGCGGGATGCCGTGGAACGGTTGCGCATGCGCAGGCCGGGCACCATCGTGGGTGGCAACATCGGCAAGAACAAGGCGACGCCCAATGAGCGGGCCGTGGAGGATTACGTGAAGTGCTTCGAGGCGCTGTATCCCGTGGTGGACTATTTCGTGGTGAACGTGAGCAGCCCGAATACGGCAGGATTGCGGGAGCTGCAGGAGAAGGGGCCGTTGTTGGGGATACTGTCGGCGCTGAAGAACAAGGCAGGAGAGCTGTTGGCGAATGGTGGCACCCATTCGCCAGTCACCAAGTACAGGTCACCGATGCATTCCAAGCCCATCCTCCTCAAGATCGCGCCCGACCTCAGCGAAGCCCAGCTTGATGACGTCTGTGCCGTGGTGAAGGAGAGCGGCATCGCCGGGGTGATCGCCACCAACACCACCATCTCGCGCGACGGCCTGAAGACCCCGAGGGCGGAAGTTGATGCCATGGGGCCTGGAGGTGTTAGCGGTGCGCCGGTGCGCCAGCGCAGCACGGAGGTGGTCCGCTATCTGCGGGAACGCTTGCCAAAGCCCTTGGTCATCATCGCGGTGGGGGGCATCGATTCCGCCGAAGCCGCCTTGGAGAAACTTGATGCCGGCGCCGACCTGGTCCAGGTCTACACGGGCTTGATCTACGAAGGCCCTGCCCTGGTGAAGCGCATCAACCAAGCCTATGTCCGATGGAAAGGGTGA
- a CDS encoding insulinase family protein, with the protein MYARTLLSLLTAPMTLFAIAQNQYAYTSVPGDPIGVRIYKLDNGLTVYLSRNEDAPRIQTNIAVRAGSKHDPADATGLAHYLEHMLFKGTSRYGTSDWEQERVLLDRISELYEQRRATRDETERDRIYAGIDSLSGLAARLAIPSEYDKMISSIGARGTNAYTSVEQTVYINDIPSDEMEKWMMVEAERFNELVLRLFHTELETVYEEFNRSQDNDRRSALEAMSRTLFRKHPYGTQTTIGTGEHLKNPSMVKIHAYFNAHYVPNNMAIIMAGDLDFDRTIALIDKHFGAWRPKDVPHFQFEPEEALVLPEEREVFGPMAGWVDIGWRLKGKGSEDEVIGGLVAGMLSNGRAGLFDLDLVQAQKVLNAVAFARSMQDHGQFMVSGNPKQGQDLEQVRDLLLAQVDRLARGDFDDRLMEAVVNDLRQRRVRSWSDENRARASAMTEAFTTHREWKEILDLHDRMARVTRQQVMDFARRSLGKGHVVVFKRTGENKDAHKVPKPKITPVPIEREAVSAWRAQWEATPSARIAPVFVDFGKSIARADLRGGVPLAAVANTSNDLFSLHYIVDMGTDHDAALRLAVEYLPYLGTSRLGPADLKKELFHLGLRIDVNVGEDRTTISLSGLEKNLARGVELLEQLLADARPNEEALAELINDIAKERQDRLKNKGFILGTAMFSYARYGERSPLTDALSVEAMRAIPAADLTRRIQALTTHKHRVFYYGRKPIKEVKTLLDKAHRVPAALKEIPAPRVYTELETTTNTVLFLDHDMVQTEMMLVSKARPFDVDVLPYAALFNEYFGSGLSSIVFQEIREAKALAYSANASYITPSRGEDAHYVRAMIGTQADKLNDAVDALLALLDDMPMAADQYEGAKLSALKVIESGRITRDRIYWTWESMRRLGLDRDIRRTNYERIPGIGLQDMKDFFDREIKGRHYTYLVIGKRANLDFKTLERLGPVRELTKKEVFGYDEEL; encoded by the coding sequence ATGTACGCACGAACCCTGCTATCCCTCCTGACCGCCCCGATGACCCTTTTCGCCATCGCCCAGAACCAATATGCCTACACCTCCGTGCCCGGCGATCCCATCGGCGTGCGGATCTACAAGCTGGACAACGGGCTCACCGTGTACCTGAGCCGCAATGAGGACGCTCCGCGCATCCAGACCAACATCGCGGTACGCGCCGGTAGCAAGCACGACCCCGCCGATGCCACGGGGCTGGCGCACTATCTGGAGCACATGCTCTTCAAGGGAACAAGCCGCTACGGCACCAGCGACTGGGAGCAGGAGCGCGTGCTGCTCGATCGCATCTCCGAACTGTATGAACAGCGCCGTGCCACACGCGATGAGACCGAGCGCGACAGGATCTACGCCGGCATCGACAGCCTCTCCGGCCTGGCCGCCCGCCTGGCCATCCCCAGCGAGTACGACAAGATGATCTCCTCCATCGGCGCACGCGGCACCAACGCCTACACTTCGGTGGAACAGACGGTCTACATCAACGACATCCCCAGCGATGAGATGGAGAAGTGGATGATGGTGGAGGCCGAGCGATTCAACGAATTGGTCCTGCGTCTCTTCCACACCGAGTTGGAGACCGTCTACGAGGAGTTCAACCGGAGCCAGGACAACGACCGGCGTAGCGCCTTAGAGGCCATGAGCAGGACGCTTTTCCGCAAGCACCCCTACGGCACGCAGACCACCATCGGCACCGGTGAACACCTGAAGAACCCCAGCATGGTGAAGATCCATGCCTATTTCAATGCGCACTACGTGCCCAACAACATGGCCATCATCATGGCTGGCGATCTGGACTTCGACCGCACGATCGCCCTCATCGACAAGCATTTCGGCGCTTGGCGGCCGAAGGATGTGCCCCACTTCCAGTTCGAACCGGAGGAGGCCCTGGTACTGCCGGAGGAGCGCGAAGTGTTCGGTCCCATGGCCGGCTGGGTGGACATCGGCTGGCGGCTGAAAGGCAAGGGCAGCGAGGACGAGGTGATCGGAGGATTGGTCGCGGGCATGTTGTCCAATGGCCGCGCCGGCCTCTTCGATCTGGACCTGGTGCAGGCGCAGAAGGTGCTGAACGCCGTGGCCTTCGCACGTTCCATGCAGGACCATGGCCAGTTCATGGTGAGCGGCAACCCCAAGCAGGGCCAGGACCTGGAGCAGGTGCGCGATCTGCTGCTGGCCCAGGTGGACCGCCTGGCGCGCGGTGATTTCGATGACCGCCTGATGGAAGCCGTGGTGAACGACCTGCGCCAGCGCCGGGTGCGCTCCTGGAGCGATGAGAACCGGGCACGCGCCTCGGCCATGACCGAGGCTTTCACCACGCATCGCGAATGGAAGGAGATCCTGGACCTGCACGACCGCATGGCGCGCGTGACCAGGCAGCAGGTGATGGACTTCGCCCGGCGCAGCCTCGGCAAGGGCCACGTGGTCGTCTTCAAGCGCACCGGCGAGAACAAGGACGCGCACAAGGTGCCCAAGCCGAAGATCACCCCCGTACCCATCGAACGCGAGGCCGTGAGCGCCTGGCGGGCACAATGGGAAGCCACCCCCAGTGCACGCATCGCCCCGGTCTTCGTGGACTTCGGGAAGTCCATCGCGCGTGCCGACCTGCGCGGCGGCGTTCCCCTGGCCGCCGTGGCCAATACCAGCAACGACCTCTTCTCGCTGCATTACATCGTGGACATGGGCACCGACCACGACGCGGCCTTGCGCCTCGCCGTGGAGTACCTGCCCTACCTCGGCACCTCCCGCCTCGGCCCCGCCGATCTGAAGAAGGAACTCTTCCACCTGGGCCTGCGCATCGATGTGAACGTGGGCGAGGACCGGACCACCATTTCGCTGAGCGGGCTGGAGAAGAACCTGGCCCGTGGCGTGGAACTGCTGGAGCAATTGCTCGCCGATGCCAGGCCGAACGAGGAAGCCCTGGCCGAGCTGATCAACGACATCGCCAAGGAGCGTCAGGATCGTCTCAAGAACAAAGGCTTCATCCTGGGCACCGCCATGTTCAGCTACGCCCGCTACGGCGAGCGTTCGCCCCTGACCGATGCGCTGAGCGTGGAGGCCATGCGGGCGATCCCCGCCGCGGACCTGACCCGCCGCATCCAGGCGCTCACCACGCACAAGCACCGCGTCTTCTACTACGGCCGCAAGCCCATCAAGGAGGTGAAGACCCTGCTGGACAAGGCGCATCGCGTGCCCGCTGCGTTGAAGGAGATCCCTGCGCCGCGTGTCTATACCGAATTGGAGACCACCACCAATACGGTGCTCTTCCTGGACCATGACATGGTGCAGACCGAGATGATGCTCGTGAGCAAGGCGCGGCCATTCGATGTGGACGTGCTGCCTTACGCCGCCCTGTTCAACGAATACTTCGGGTCCGGACTTTCCAGCATCGTGTTCCAGGAGATCCGTGAGGCGAAGGCGCTGGCCTACAGCGCGAACGCCAGCTACATCACGCCATCGCGTGGTGAGGACGCGCACTACGTGCGGGCCATGATCGGCACCCAGGCCGACAAGTTGAACGACGCGGTGGACGCGCTGTTGGCCCTGCTGGACGACATGCCCATGGCCGCCGACCAGTACGAGGGCGCCAAGCTCTCCGCGCTGAAAGTGATCGAAAGCGGACGCATCACGCGCGACAGGATCTACTGGACCTGGGAGAGCATGCGGCGGCTGGGCCTGGACCGCGACATCCGGCGCACCAACTACGAGCGCATCCCGGGCATCGGTCTGCAGGACATGAAGGACTTCTTCGACCGCGAGATCAAAGGGCGCCACTACACCTACCTGGTCATCGGCAAGCGCGCCAACCTTGATTTCAAGACCTTGGAGCGGCTGGGGCCCGTGCGCGAACTCACCAAGAAGGAGGTGTTCGGCTACGACGAGGAACTCTGA
- a CDS encoding hydroxymethylglutaryl-CoA lyase, translating to MERVKLIECPRDAMQGIATFIPTDMKVRYLNELLKVGFDTIDIGSFVSPKAIPQLADTAEVLARIDRGGSRSKLLVIVANERGAEEAVKQESVHYLGYPFSISGTFQQRNTNTSIEGSWGRIARIAEMTQAAGKDLVVYISMAFGNPYGDPWNTAVALHWTERLVKELGVRIIALSDTVGVAKPEDITGMFSALVPAMPETEFGAHLHCRPDNWMAKTQAAWDGGCRRFDGAIKGYGGCPMAEDELVGNLQMELFVRDLESRGIHTGLDLAQLDRSVVEAAKVFP from the coding sequence ATGGAAAGGGTGAAGCTCATCGAATGCCCACGGGATGCCATGCAGGGTATCGCCACGTTCATTCCCACGGACATGAAGGTGCGCTACCTCAACGAACTGTTGAAGGTGGGCTTCGACACCATCGACATCGGCAGCTTCGTGAGTCCCAAGGCCATCCCGCAGCTGGCGGATACGGCCGAGGTGCTCGCGCGCATCGATCGCGGCGGATCGCGCAGCAAGCTGCTGGTGATCGTGGCCAACGAGCGCGGCGCCGAGGAGGCCGTGAAGCAGGAGAGCGTCCACTATCTGGGCTATCCATTCAGCATCAGTGGGACCTTCCAGCAGCGCAACACCAACACCAGCATTGAAGGCAGCTGGGGCCGCATCGCGCGCATCGCGGAAATGACACAGGCCGCCGGCAAGGATCTGGTGGTCTACATCAGCATGGCATTCGGCAATCCCTATGGCGACCCGTGGAACACGGCGGTGGCCCTGCATTGGACCGAGCGTCTCGTGAAGGAGCTTGGCGTGCGCATCATCGCCCTCAGCGATACGGTGGGCGTGGCGAAGCCGGAGGACATCACCGGCATGTTCAGCGCGCTGGTCCCCGCGATGCCGGAGACCGAATTCGGCGCGCACCTGCATTGCCGGCCTGACAACTGGATGGCCAAGACCCAGGCCGCATGGGATGGTGGTTGCCGCCGATTCGATGGGGCCATCAAGGGATACGGCGGCTGCCCCATGGCCGAGGATGAATTGGTGGGCAACCTGCAGATGGAACTGTTTGTGCGCGACCTGGAGTCACGCGGGATCCACACCGGGTTGGATCTGGCGCAGTTGGACAGGAGCGTGGTGGAGGCGGCGAAAGTGTTCCCTTAG
- a CDS encoding DUF3667 domain-containing protein, translating to MKDASPDKHTATRLAQCPNCGQAWGAHDQFCSSCGQSTKEIHRPATALLRDLVSVELGWDAKLWTTLRRLLFKPGALALDLMEGRRRGQVPPVRLYLFISVIYFLLLNFSIHREFDRIGRERFGTDQRVLQDEDTLTISGVRLSVGDAHLYRSMTDAQLDSVIVSRGRTPGTIERAMLRRAARFSDLQGIEHAFALMIQNLSYLLFLLMPTMGALFWLFFRKRRPYYIDHLFLAVHLHCFFFLVQSFFIVVDLLLPFTIMGIGFLWLLVHLPLAVKRAYGMRWPATIARGWLVLILQGLLVMGAFLAAVVVAIFRM from the coding sequence ATGAAGGACGCTTCGCCGGACAAACACACGGCCACCCGGCTTGCCCAATGCCCCAACTGTGGGCAGGCCTGGGGTGCGCATGACCAATTCTGTTCCTCCTGCGGACAGTCGACCAAGGAGATCCACCGCCCCGCCACCGCATTGTTGCGCGACCTCGTTTCCGTGGAGTTGGGCTGGGACGCCAAGCTTTGGACCACATTGCGCCGCCTGCTGTTCAAACCGGGCGCCTTGGCACTGGACCTCATGGAAGGCCGGCGACGCGGGCAGGTGCCTCCGGTACGTCTTTACCTCTTCATCAGCGTCATTTATTTCCTGCTGCTCAACTTCAGCATCCACCGCGAGTTCGACCGGATCGGCCGCGAGCGCTTCGGTACCGACCAGCGGGTCCTGCAGGACGAGGACACACTCACCATCTCAGGCGTTCGCCTCTCCGTGGGCGATGCGCATCTGTACCGCAGCATGACCGATGCACAACTCGATTCCGTGATCGTGTCACGCGGACGCACGCCCGGCACGATCGAAAGGGCCATGCTGCGCCGCGCCGCGCGATTCAGCGATCTGCAGGGCATCGAGCACGCCTTCGCGCTCATGATCCAGAACCTGTCCTACCTGCTCTTCCTGCTCATGCCCACCATGGGCGCCCTGTTCTGGCTGTTCTTCCGCAAGCGACGCCCCTACTACATCGACCACCTGTTCCTCGCGGTGCACCTGCATTGCTTCTTCTTCCTCGTACAGTCGTTCTTCATCGTGGTCGATCTGCTGCTGCCCTTCACCATCATGGGCATCGGCTTCCTGTGGTTGCTGGTGCATCTGCCTCTGGCGGTGAAACGCGCCTATGGCATGCGGTGGCCTGCCACGATCGCACGCGGCTGGCTGGTGCTCATCCTGCAGGGGCTGCTGGTCATGGGCGCCTTTCTGGCCGCCGTGGTGGTGGCCATCTTCCGGATGTGA
- a CDS encoding metallophosphoesterase, with product MSPAAVRNFVIFLVVLVLIDLYAYKGLNVALGNHSLTIRRLVRFLYWIVSLGILALIVYSAIAMQDPQARRDHSWAFSLVALFLLFFLPKLVMVVFHGLDDLLHLGRWLWSKVLPGTINQPGEGISRLRFLSQLGLILAAIPFTGVLYGVTKGRRNFNVARVPVRSGRLPHAFDGLRVVQISDTHLGSYGGDLTLVRHGIDLINAEKPDLILFTGDLVNDYADEAEPFIGEFARLEARLGKYSVLGNHDYSDYPRWPSQEAKAENLARLKRIHAEMGFRLLLDEHEEIQAGGDRIGLLGVQNWGHRFQQYGDLAQAISGTEHLPFRILLSHDPTHWEHQVQGTGIDLTLSGHTHGAQLGVKIGGNQYSPAQWVYKHWAGLYAEGGQQLYVNRGFGFIGFPGRVGMPPEITVLELRRA from the coding sequence ATGTCCCCCGCAGCGGTCCGCAATTTCGTCATCTTTCTCGTGGTGCTGGTCCTGATCGACCTGTACGCCTACAAGGGCCTCAACGTGGCGCTGGGCAACCACAGCCTCACCATCCGCCGCCTGGTCCGCTTTCTCTATTGGATCGTGTCATTGGGCATCCTTGCGCTGATCGTGTACAGCGCCATCGCCATGCAGGACCCTCAGGCCCGGCGCGACCACAGCTGGGCTTTCTCGCTGGTGGCGCTCTTCCTGCTCTTCTTCCTGCCGAAACTGGTGATGGTGGTGTTCCATGGCTTGGACGACCTGCTGCATCTGGGACGCTGGCTGTGGTCCAAAGTGCTGCCCGGCACCATCAATCAGCCGGGCGAGGGCATCTCCCGCTTGCGCTTCCTCAGCCAACTCGGGCTCATCCTCGCGGCCATCCCCTTCACCGGTGTGCTGTACGGTGTCACCAAAGGCCGTCGCAATTTCAATGTGGCGCGGGTGCCCGTTCGAAGCGGGCGGCTACCCCACGCCTTCGACGGACTGCGGGTGGTGCAGATCAGCGATACCCATCTGGGCAGCTACGGCGGCGACCTCACGCTGGTGCGGCATGGCATCGACCTCATCAACGCGGAAAAGCCCGATCTGATCCTCTTCACCGGTGACCTGGTGAACGACTACGCGGACGAGGCCGAGCCTTTCATCGGCGAATTCGCACGGCTGGAAGCGCGACTGGGCAAGTACTCCGTGCTGGGCAACCACGATTACAGCGACTACCCGCGCTGGCCCAGCCAGGAGGCCAAGGCCGAGAATCTGGCGCGGCTGAAGCGCATCCACGCGGAAATGGGCTTCCGGCTGCTCCTGGATGAACACGAGGAGATCCAGGCGGGCGGCGACCGCATCGGCCTGCTGGGCGTGCAGAACTGGGGGCACCGCTTCCAGCAATACGGCGATCTGGCACAAGCCATCTCCGGCACGGAGCATCTGCCATTCCGTATTCTGCTCAGCCACGATCCCACGCATTGGGAGCACCAGGTCCAGGGCACGGGCATCGACCTCACCCTGAGCGGCCACACGCACGGCGCGCAGCTTGGCGTGAAGATCGGCGGCAACCAGTACAGCCCGGCGCAATGGGTGTACAAGCACTGGGCGGGCCTCTATGCCGAAGGCGGCCAGCAACTCTACGTGAACCGGGGCTTCGGCTTCATCGGCTTCCCAGGAAGGGTCGGCATGCCCCCGGAGATCACGGTGCTGGAGTTGCGGCGGGCGTGA